The DNA sequence AACCAATCTCAATATAAGCATCTAATCATCTATTTATACTTTTTCACTCTTTATATTACGCTTTTCGCTTAACTATGCTTTATTCAATAAACCTCGTAAAAAAACTAATCAAATATTGTGTTAATTAAGCAGAATAAAGTCTATCAGCAAGAATACAATCACTGCGTGATAACATAAAAAAAGGCAATAACTATACAAGCTATTGCCTTTAATCATTTCATTGCAGCTATCACTTATAGTGCTTCAATTTCAGCAAGGGCCTGTGAGAAATCACCCAACTCCATTTCTAAACAGTCCGCTTCTTCTTGCCAGTTAACACCGATCATGACACCGTCTTCACTTAAGTCTTCTAACCAAAACTCAAGCCATTCCGCTAAGGTAATTTGAGCTGGGCTGTAATCTTGCCACTCATCAATACAATGTAACTGTGCCAATTCATTACTAGACCACAATGGCATAACATCTGTATTTGCAAAATTAATCGAGTCAAGTACTACCCAATCGCCGCTTGCTTTATCTTGTAAAGCCCAAAACGCTTGATTAGGCTTAACCTCAGCAAGAAATGAAGCCAATGTTTGTGTATGTTCGGACATAAAGTTCTCTTAAGTTTGTTTGAATAGTTACATTATAATCAGCTATAAATAAAACCGCTAAAACTTTATGAATTGCTTTTACTTTTTCTTCATCTTACTAGGGTAAACTGATATTTCACCTGCTTGCTATACCGCTTTCCTGTCTCAACAATAGGTGAACTCAAATAAGGGTTATTTATAGCATCGGGAAAATGTTGTGCCTCTAAGCATAATGCTTGGTAAGGCTTAAAGTCTCCAGATAAATACTGGCCTGTATATAACTGCATACCAAGTTGATCAGTATAAACACTCAACTGAACACCTGACTTTCTCGAGATTAATACCGCATTAGCTTTTAAATCACTGTTTTTATTTGATGAAAGTACATAACAATGATCAAAACCTTTATTAGTTATTATTTGCTGCTCTGTGCTATTCGTTAACTTATCAAACACTAGTGTTTCTTTTGAAAAATCAAAATCACTTTTCGCAACAGGCTTTGGCTTACCCAAAGGAATGCCAGTATTATCTATAGGTAAGTAATCATCAGCGTTAATATATAAAGCTAAATCGTTAATGCTGTTATCACCTAAATGAAAATAACAGTGATTACACAGATTAATTAACGTCGTTGCACTAGCTAAGCCGGTAAAGTCAATTACTAAGCTATTTTCATCAGTTAAGGTGTACTTAATCTTAACTATTAACTCACCTGGAAATCCTTGATCATCCTCTTTTGATAATAAAGAAAAAATAATACTTTGCGCTGAGATAGATTCACTATCAACTTGCCAGTATTGTTGAGAAAAACCAATTTCGCCGCCATGTAAGCAATGCGCTCCACTGTTTTGACTGAGTTGATAATGCGTGCCGTTTAGGATAAATTGGCCTTGCGCGATTCTATTACAAACACGGCCAACACTGGCGCCTAAGTAAAAGTCGTCCTGCAAGTATTGGCTATTATCACGATAGCCCAAGGTCATTTCTGTTAATGTACCATTGACAGGAAACAATATTGAGCTAACGCGAGCACCATATTCAAGCAAGGTAACTTGCATACCTTGCTCGTTTTGTAAAAGAAATGCTTTCATCGTTTAAACTAAGCTTTTGATATTACCACCATGTGTAATAAAGCGCACATAAGATTAGGGTTACTCCTAAAGCAGCAAGATTAAACGCAGAGTTTGTCTTAAAACTTACTTCATCTAAATCAACACTATTGTTAGTACATGTAGCTTTAGTTACTAAAGATACAACAACGGTTAATGCTAAGCAGAGTAAAAACACTAAACCAATTCTGTCCATAAACGGTAATTCTGGCCAAAACTCTCTTAAAGCAAAAGAGAATACTGCCGAGCCAATAGCTGCCGCTAAAGCACCTTTAGAAGTCGTTTTCTTCCAAAACATGCCCATTAAGAAAATGACCACAATACCTGGCGTAAATACCCCAGTAAACTCTTGAATGTATTGGAACGCCTGATCGAATTTCCCTAATAAAGGCTCTGCCATAAATAACGCAATAACTAAACTTACTAAGGTGGCTAAACGGCCAATAAACACATAATGCTGCTGCGATTTACCCGGCTTAATTTGGCTATATATATCCATGGTAAAAATAGTAGAAATACTATTCGTCATAGACGCTAAAGAAGAAACTATCGCTGCAACTAACGCAGCAAACACTAAGCCTTTAATACCTGTCGGCATTAACGCCATCATTGACGGGTACGCTTGATCGGCTGCAGATAACTGCGGGTATAAAATAACTGCGGCAATACCCGGAAGTACCACAATAAGCGGCATTAATAGTTTTAAATAGGCAGCAAACGCAATACCCTTTTGTGCTTCTTGAATATTTTTTGCCGCTAAAGCGCGCTGAATAATGTATTGGTTAAAGCCCCAATAGCTAATATTCATTACCCACATACCGCCAACTAAAACAGAGATACCAGGCAAGCTCATATAGTGACTATTTTCCGGTGATAAAATCATATCAAAATGCCCAGGTAACTCTTGCGTTAACACAGAAAAACCTGCCATCACACCTGCACCGTCAGACACTTTATCAAGTGCTAAATAGCTTAACAGTAAGCCGCCAAACACCAGTAACACAACTTGTAAAATATCAGTATAAGCAACCGCTTTTAAGCCGCCATATAAAGAATAGGCAATAGAGAATATTGCCAAGAAAATCATGCCGAACATCCAATCAACGCCAGCAACCGTTTGAATAGCAAGACCACCTAACCATAAAACAGCAGTTAAATTCACAAAAATATAAACCGCTAACCAAAAAATGGCTAAAGTCGTTTTGACTTTATTATCAAAGCGCTGCTCTAAATATTGCGGCATGGTGAATATTTGATTTTTAAGGAAGATAGGTAATAAATACTTACCGACTAATATCAAGGTAATTGCAGCCATCCATTCATAAGAAGCAATCGCCAAACCAATCGCGTAACCTGAGCCAGACATACCAATAATTTGCTCTGCCGAAATATTAGAGGCAATTAATGAGGCACCAATGGCCCACCATGGCAGTGACTTGCTTGCTAAAAAGTAATCCTCAGTATTTCGCTCATGATTTTTTTCATTTCTCGATATCCATAAGGCTAAAATGAGTAAGCCGGATACATAAGCAATGAAGATAGATATATCTACTGTATGTAACATAATGCGTTATCTCTTATCGTTATTATTAAGTTAAGTACGTTATTGTTTTGTTGTGCTAGCAAGCAAATGCTCCTTGTTCAGCACTACATAAATAAATATCTGCCATAAGGCCGGTATGTTGTTGATAGTTTTGTGCAATCACCTGTTTTGCTTTATCAACCATCCCCTTAGGTAAAATGGCTACTACACAGCCACCAAAGCCTCCGCCGGTCATACGCGCGCCGCCACTTTCCCCTAACACGTCTGAGAGTAACTCAACAAGGTAATCAAGCTCTGGCGTTGTCACAGCAAAATCTTCTTTAAGAGAAAGATGAGATTGCGCCATCAAAGCACTTAATGATTTCATATCGTTTTCATTTAACGCCGATAGCGCCAATTGAGTACGCTCATTTTCACTGATCACATGATGCGCTCGCTGATATAATTCAGGATTAATAGCATCTAACGCTGTTTTGGCTGCTGCTAATTCAGCTAAGTTAACATCACGTAAGGCACTTTTATGGCAAAAGGCTGCTACTTGCTCACACTGAGCACGGCGCGTGTTATATTCGCTATCAACCAACTCCCTTTTTACATTGGAGTTTACTATCATAATTGCCATATCATCAGGCAGCTTAGCGTAATCATAAGTTAAGCTACGACAATCAAGCATCATGGCATAAGATTTCTTACCTAATGCTGAGATAAGTTGATCCATAATGCCGCAATTACAGCCAACAAAATTATTTTCTACTTTCTGACCTGTAAGCGCCGCGTCTACACCTGATAGCTCAAACTGATTAAGCTTGGCAAAAGCACTAATTAAAGCAATTTCTAACGAGGCCGAAGAGCTAAGACCCGCCCCTTGTGGTACATCACCGCTAATAAGAATATCTGCACCTTGAATAGCAAAGCCCATGCTCTTTAGTTCAAGTAACACGCCACGAACATAATTGCTCCAAGTAAAGCGCGTATCATATTGAATATCATTAAGATCAAAACAAACACTTTGCTCGTTAATATCAAGAGCAACAACATTTATTAAAGAATCTTGACGCTTACAAGCTAACACATGCGTACCAAAGTTAATGGCTGCCGGTAATACAAAGCCCTGATTATAGTCAGTATGATCACCAATTAAGTTCACCCTACCTGGCGCATAAGCTGAAACCTTGGCCTCTTGATCAAAATACTGCCTAAAGTGAGAATAAAGCGTTTTACTTGCTTGCATGCTTTGTTGCCTCTTTATAATGACGACTAGGTTGTTCTCTTAACCTTTGAGCCGCTTGCTCTGGGGTAATATCTCTTTGCGCCTCAGCTAGCATTTCATAACCCACCATAAATTTCTTCACGCTAGCGCTGCGCAGTAGTGGCGGAAAAAAGTGTGCGTGCAAAGTCCATTCATTATGCTCCTGACCATCAAATGGTGCGCCATGCCACCCCATAGAGTAAGGAAAAGAACATTGGAATAGATTGTCATACTTAGTAGTAAGCTGTTTAATAATCTGCGCTAATGACGTTTTTTGCTTAGCTGTCATTTGCTTAAAGCTACTAATAGCAAATTTAGGCATTAATAGTGTTTCAAAAGGCCAGGCAGCCCAATAAGGCACTACGACAAGCCAATCTTGATTTTCAACTACGATACGCTCTTTTAGTGCCATTTCTTTATCAACATAATCTTGCAACAAGTTGCTCTGATACGTACTTTGATAATCGCTAAAGTGCTGCTGCTTTTTTTCAGCTAAGGTAGGTAGTTGATTTTGCGCCCAAATTTGTCCATGCGGATGAGGGTTTGAACAGCCCATTACCGCACCTTTATTTTCAAATACTTGTACCCACTGATATTTTTCACCAAGTTCTTCAACTTGTGCTTGCCAAGTATCAATGACCTTAACAATGGCAGATTCAGAAAGCTCAGGTAAGGTTTTACCGTGATCGGGTGAAAAACAAATCACCCTGCTTTCACCTTGAGCTGACTGCATTTGAAATAAAGGATCTTGGCTTAGCACCTCAGGTGTATCGGGTTTTAACGCGGCAAAGTCATTTTGAAACACAAAGGTGTGCTGATAATCAGGATTAATATCACCACTGATACGTGTATTACCCGCACATAAATAGCAATCGCCATCATAACTAGGTTTATCGGCTTCATCTATTGATTCAACTTGTCCCTGCCAAGGGCGCAAAGCTCGATGCGGAGAAAGTAACACCCACTCACCGGTTAATGGATTAAAGCGTCGGTGCGGGTGCTCAGCAGGATCAAAGCAAGTTTCATTAGCTATTTTTACCACGTGCAAAATACCTTATTTAAGAAGATCTCTGAGGTAAAAATCTTCTATATCTTATAACATTTTATTAGTGGCATATTTCAACATGAAATCATTCGCCTAAACTTAGCAAAATAAAACCATTCATTCCTAAAAAATAACCTCGAATAGCAATTAGCTTAAATTAGGCCAAGTAACTACTCCTCAGCAAAAACACTGCGCCTGTAATCAAGCGGCGTCATGGTAAATTCTTTATGAAATATATCGTAAAAACGGCTTATAGAACCAAAGCCTGCCTCTAGTGCGATGGTTAACACTGGCTTGTTTGAGTCGAGCAATAGAGCCTGTGCATGTTGCAGCCTAAGCTGATTAATATATTGCTTTATGGAGACACGCATAACACGATTAAATAATTTCATGGCATAGTTTTGGTGTAAACCTGTAGAGCTAGCTACTTGGGCAATAGTAATTTTTTCATCGTAGTGCTCAGCAATATAACTCAGCATAGTTTGAATATGCGGTAAGCCGCTGCTGTAACTTTTATTGCCACGGGTCGTCGCATTCGTCACTAAATCATAGGTACTATATTGCTCTAATGACATGCGTTTTAGCCGACTTTTAATTTCTTCAATTACCTGCCAAGTTAAGTTCAGCTGTTTTTGTTCAATATTTTTTTGCCATACATGCGTTAACGCTTCATCGTGGTGGTATAAGCTGTCTGAAACAATAACCTCGCCTTGCAGCAACTTACTGACAAAGCCATCTGCCAATTTCCAAGTTAAAAATGCCTGCAAAGGCACATAAATATTAACTAACTCCCCTTCACCACGTGTTGCTACCATCTGATGTGGAAATGAAGCCCAAAACACAATCATGCGTCCTTCAGGCACAGAGATCTTTTGACCATTAATCAAATAGTCAGCAGAGCAATTAAATAAATAGTTAATTTCGATGTGACCATGCCAATGACTAGAAGGCATTACTTTTGGCGCTAAACGGCGAAAGCCAAATTGGTGCTCCTGCCCTTGCGATGCCAATGGCCCACTTTCATCTGTAAATGCAATTTTTCCGACCCAGTCAAACATAATTATATCCACACAGAAAAAATGTACATTGTATACAAACATTCAGATTTAGCAACGCTTTCGGCCAAGTAGCTAAAGGACATCTCATTAGCTTATAAAGGTTAACGAAAGTGATAAAAAACTATCTATCAATAGTTTTTTTAGGCGTTTTTTACAACTGAGTAACTTTTGCCTGTTTATATAGGTTTGATATTTACGCAGTAAAACTAGATTTTTAGTAACATATACGGGATTTTATGCATATTTACCCAAATTTAAGCACAGTAAACCGCCGAAGATATTCGCATTAGTTTTTCTAATGCGAATTTATTAATTTTTTTAGTTTGTCAGTTATTAGGCTCAACGCTAAAATGGCTTTGTTTTCTGAGTTAGCGCAATGATTTATCTCCACTCCCATAGAGACATCATTAACTGGAAAGCATAGAATCGATAGTTCCCTATCTTTTCTCTCTGACATGTTTCTTGGAAATTTAACTTCCTTCTATCAACTTGATATTTAAGTTGGCCCGCAAAAAAGATTTTGCGGGCTTTTTTTTGCCTAAATTTTAGTTAATGTTTATACCTGACCTAGTACTTGGGCTGGCTCTACTTTTGTTGCTCGCCATGCTGGATATATTGTCGCAACTAGGCTTAATACCAAGGCCGTTATCACAGTAATATAGACATCTGAAAGCTGTAAAACGCTGGGAAGGTAATTAATAAAGTAAACATCGCCAGATAAAAACTGCACGCCAAAAAATGACTCTATCGCACGCATTATGCTACTTAAGTTATTGGCAAGATAAATACCAAGTAATGCGCCACTTGCACAACCTAATACGCCATTAACCAAGCCTTGAACAATAAACGACATCATTATTGTTATAGGTTTGGCGCCCATTGTTTTTAGTATGGCGATATCACCTTGCTTTTCATTTACCGACATAATCAAGGTCGAAACAATATTAAAGCTTGCCACCGCTATCACTAAGGTTAACACAATAAACATCACCAAACGGACCAGCTGAATATCATTAAATACATGACCTTGCGTGCGCGTCCAATCATTTATATAAACGTAATGATCAAAACTATAAGCGATATCTCGGGCTGTTTTCGGCGCGGCAAAAACATCATCAATACTGATACGAATACCTTGAGCTTGCGCTGCTGAATAAGCTAAAAGCTTTTGCCCTTGCTTAAGTGATATATAAGCTAAGGTCTCATCAATGGTGCCACCAAACTTAAAAATACCAACAACCTTGGCGTATTGCGTTTTAGGCGCTAAAAATGCTTTATTTAAATTATTTTTATTACCTGAAGGTGGTAACAACATTTGTACCTTATCGCCCAATTGCACTTGCAATTTATTAGCTACACCACTGCCTAACACTATGCCAGTTTGATTCTCGCTATTAAGCTGCTGCCAACTTCCCTGCGTTATATATTGATCAATATCAGACACTAAGGTTTCAAGTTTTGGCTCTACTGCTCGTACTTCTACCGCTTTAAGCTGGGCTTTATGCTGTAGCATTCCCCCTAGCTTTATTACAGGAGCCGCGGCGGTTACTTTAGCTTGCTGTTGAATCTTTTTTATCCTGGCAGGCCAATTATCTATTGGCGCTTTGACGCTAATTAGCTCAATATGCGGCACTATCGATAACAGTTTCTTGGTTAACTCACGCTCAAAACCATTCATAGCACTAAGTACAACAATCAGCACCATAACACCTAAAGCAATACCCACTGTAGACGAAGCAGAGATAAATGATGAAAAGCCATTACCATGTCGAGAGCGAACATAACGGCCACCAATAAATAAACTGAGCGGTTTAAACATTTTGCTGTTCACCAGTTAAGTTATTTATTGTTGTATTATGCCGCTCAGTGGCAATTAATTTACCCTTATCTAATTTAACTTGCCTATCTAAGCGTTGTGCTAAAGTTAAATCATGGGTAACAATAACAAAGCTAGTACCAACTTCTTTATTTAACTCTTTGATTAATTGATAAATTTGCTCAGCTGTTTCGCTATCTAGGTTACCGGTTGGCTCATCCGCTAGAATAAGTGATGGCTGGGTAACTAATGCTCTAGCAATAGCAACACGCTGTCTTTCACCACCTGATAACTGCGATGGCCTGTAACTCACCCTGTGTGATAAGCCAACTTTCTCGAGCATAATTTTCGCTGCCTGCATGGCATGTTTTGCCTTATCCCCTCGGATCATTAACGGCATAGCAACGTTTTCTTGCGCGGTAAATTCCATCATTAAATGATGGAATTGGTAAATAAAGCCTATGTGTTTATTTCTAAAGTGCGCCCTTTGTTTCTCATTGAGCTGATGAATATTGGTGCCATTAATAATCACCTCACCTGCACTCGGAATATCTAACGCGCCCGCAAGGTGTAAAAAAGTACTCTTACCGCACCCTGAGCTACCAACAATAGCTAATAGCTCTCCTTGCTCAACAGTTAAGTCAAGCTGGTGTAGAACCTGAGTTTCTATATCACCTTGTTTATATGACTTTGCTAATTGTCGACATTGTAAAACTTGAGTCATTAATTACTGCCTCTATTAAAAGAAAGCTTATTATTCATTGCGTAAAACCTCAGCAGGCTGTGTAGTAGATGCTTGATAAGCTGGATATAAAGTGGCAACAAAACTCATTAACAAAGCCGATACAACTATGGTAACTACATCTGAAATTTCTAATTGCACGGGTAAAACTTGTACGCCAACACCCAGCAAATTAACGCCTAATATACTCAGTAAGCTATTTAGGTTAAGTGTTAATAAAATACCGATAATGCTCCCTAAAAGCACTCCCCATAAACCATTGACCATACCTTGGGTAATAAACACTTTAACAATACCCAGTCGAGTTAAACCAAGGGTTTGCAGTATGCCTATTTCCCCTTGCTTTTCAATTACTACCATCACCAACGCAGACACTATATTAAATGCCGCCACAGCGACAATTAAACTTAGCATTAACCACATCATGTTTTTTTCCATATTTACCGCGGCAAACAAAGCACCTTGGCTTTGACTCCAAGTTTGCCAAGTTATTTGCTTAGTAAGAGCCTTATTGCTCTGAAGTTCACTTAACTGAGTAGAAACTGTTTCGGCATTAAAAGCATCATTTAAATACAGGCGTAGCTTATCAATACCATCGCCTTTTCTGCGTAGTAGTTTTGCCCCATCACGACTGTGGATGTAAATCATGGCATCATCAACTTGTGAGCCAACATTAAAAATACCCGTTATGGTAAATATGCGCTGTACTGGCACTCTGCCCATTGGGGTAAAAACAGTTTTATTAGGCAAAACCACACGTAAATCATCACCTAAATTAACCTGCAATTGGTTCGCAAGTGAGCGCCCTATTACCACGCCATAATCAGATGTTATTAAACTTGAAAGTGAGCCAGCAACCATGTGAGTATTGATAATACCCTCAGCTTCAAGTTCAGGTTTGATGCCTTGTAATAAAACACCTTTTAAACTTGCCGAAGATTGCACTAACACTTCCGCTTCTAAAAATGGGGTAACTCGCTCTACCCCAGAAAGTGACGCAACCCTTGTTTGAATATCAAGCCAAGCATTCTCGCTTTGCTCGCTATCGTATGGTTTAGTTAAGACCACATGCGGGACAATGCCTAAAATACGCTTTTTTAGTTCGCCTTCAAAACCATTCATCACTGAAGACACAGTGATCAAAGCTGCAACACCTAATAAGATGCCAACAGTAGAGAAAAAGGTAATAAATGAAATAAAGCCAGTATGACTTTTGCTACGGCTATAACGTAATCCTATAAATAAACTGATAGGCTGAAACATTGCGAGGAAGGTATCTACTTTATAAAGGCACTGATATTATGATGCTAAGCATATCATAAACTGACACTTTGTTGCGGTTAATTACAGTTAGGGATTCTTTAACTTGCTGTTTTCTGCTATAAATTTGTTAGCAATTATTACCAGCATAAATAAAACGA is a window from the Litorilituus sediminis genome containing:
- a CDS encoding DUF2750 domain-containing protein — protein: MSEHTQTLASFLAEVKPNQAFWALQDKASGDWVVLDSINFANTDVMPLWSSNELAQLHCIDEWQDYSPAQITLAEWLEFWLEDLSEDGVMIGVNWQEEADCLEMELGDFSQALAEIEAL
- a CDS encoding aldose epimerase family protein, whose translation is MKAFLLQNEQGMQVTLLEYGARVSSILFPVNGTLTEMTLGYRDNSQYLQDDFYLGASVGRVCNRIAQGQFILNGTHYQLSQNSGAHCLHGGEIGFSQQYWQVDSESISAQSIIFSLLSKEDDQGFPGELIVKIKYTLTDENSLVIDFTGLASATTLINLCNHCYFHLGDNSINDLALYINADDYLPIDNTGIPLGKPKPVAKSDFDFSKETLVFDKLTNSTEQQIITNKGFDHCYVLSSNKNSDLKANAVLISRKSGVQLSVYTDQLGMQLYTGQYLSGDFKPYQALCLEAQHFPDAINNPYLSSPIVETGKRYSKQVKYQFTLVR
- a CDS encoding sodium/sugar symporter, producing MLHTVDISIFIAYVSGLLILALWISRNEKNHERNTEDYFLASKSLPWWAIGASLIASNISAEQIIGMSGSGYAIGLAIASYEWMAAITLILVGKYLLPIFLKNQIFTMPQYLEQRFDNKVKTTLAIFWLAVYIFVNLTAVLWLGGLAIQTVAGVDWMFGMIFLAIFSIAYSLYGGLKAVAYTDILQVVLLVFGGLLLSYLALDKVSDGAGVMAGFSVLTQELPGHFDMILSPENSHYMSLPGISVLVGGMWVMNISYWGFNQYIIQRALAAKNIQEAQKGIAFAAYLKLLMPLIVVLPGIAAVILYPQLSAADQAYPSMMALMPTGIKGLVFAALVAAIVSSLASMTNSISTIFTMDIYSQIKPGKSQQHYVFIGRLATLVSLVIALFMAEPLLGKFDQAFQYIQEFTGVFTPGIVVIFLMGMFWKKTTSKGALAAAIGSAVFSFALREFWPELPFMDRIGLVFLLCLALTVVVSLVTKATCTNNSVDLDEVSFKTNSAFNLAALGVTLILCALYYTWW
- the galK gene encoding galactokinase, which translates into the protein MQASKTLYSHFRQYFDQEAKVSAYAPGRVNLIGDHTDYNQGFVLPAAINFGTHVLACKRQDSLINVVALDINEQSVCFDLNDIQYDTRFTWSNYVRGVLLELKSMGFAIQGADILISGDVPQGAGLSSSASLEIALISAFAKLNQFELSGVDAALTGQKVENNFVGCNCGIMDQLISALGKKSYAMMLDCRSLTYDYAKLPDDMAIMIVNSNVKRELVDSEYNTRRAQCEQVAAFCHKSALRDVNLAELAAAKTALDAINPELYQRAHHVISENERTQLALSALNENDMKSLSALMAQSHLSLKEDFAVTTPELDYLVELLSDVLGESGGARMTGGGFGGCVVAILPKGMVDKAKQVIAQNYQQHTGLMADIYLCSAEQGAFAC
- a CDS encoding UDP-glucose--hexose-1-phosphate uridylyltransferase yields the protein MVKIANETCFDPAEHPHRRFNPLTGEWVLLSPHRALRPWQGQVESIDEADKPSYDGDCYLCAGNTRISGDINPDYQHTFVFQNDFAALKPDTPEVLSQDPLFQMQSAQGESRVICFSPDHGKTLPELSESAIVKVIDTWQAQVEELGEKYQWVQVFENKGAVMGCSNPHPHGQIWAQNQLPTLAEKKQQHFSDYQSTYQSNLLQDYVDKEMALKERIVVENQDWLVVVPYWAAWPFETLLMPKFAISSFKQMTAKQKTSLAQIIKQLTTKYDNLFQCSFPYSMGWHGAPFDGQEHNEWTLHAHFFPPLLRSASVKKFMVGYEMLAEAQRDITPEQAAQRLREQPSRHYKEATKHASK
- a CDS encoding helix-turn-helix domain-containing protein; amino-acid sequence: MFDWVGKIAFTDESGPLASQGQEHQFGFRRLAPKVMPSSHWHGHIEINYLFNCSADYLINGQKISVPEGRMIVFWASFPHQMVATRGEGELVNIYVPLQAFLTWKLADGFVSKLLQGEVIVSDSLYHHDEALTHVWQKNIEQKQLNLTWQVIEEIKSRLKRMSLEQYSTYDLVTNATTRGNKSYSSGLPHIQTMLSYIAEHYDEKITIAQVASSTGLHQNYAMKLFNRVMRVSIKQYINQLRLQHAQALLLDSNKPVLTIALEAGFGSISRFYDIFHKEFTMTPLDYRRSVFAEE
- the lolE gene encoding lipoprotein-releasing ABC transporter permease subunit LolE, whose product is MFKPLSLFIGGRYVRSRHGNGFSSFISASSTVGIALGVMVLIVVLSAMNGFERELTKKLLSIVPHIELISVKAPIDNWPARIKKIQQQAKVTAAAPVIKLGGMLQHKAQLKAVEVRAVEPKLETLVSDIDQYITQGSWQQLNSENQTGIVLGSGVANKLQVQLGDKVQMLLPPSGNKNNLNKAFLAPKTQYAKVVGIFKFGGTIDETLAYISLKQGQKLLAYSAAQAQGIRISIDDVFAAPKTARDIAYSFDHYVYINDWTRTQGHVFNDIQLVRLVMFIVLTLVIAVASFNIVSTLIMSVNEKQGDIAILKTMGAKPITIMMSFIVQGLVNGVLGCASGALLGIYLANNLSSIMRAIESFFGVQFLSGDVYFINYLPSVLQLSDVYITVITALVLSLVATIYPAWRATKVEPAQVLGQV
- the lolD gene encoding lipoprotein-releasing ABC transporter ATP-binding protein LolD, whose protein sequence is MTQVLQCRQLAKSYKQGDIETQVLHQLDLTVEQGELLAIVGSSGCGKSTFLHLAGALDIPSAGEVIINGTNIHQLNEKQRAHFRNKHIGFIYQFHHLMMEFTAQENVAMPLMIRGDKAKHAMQAAKIMLEKVGLSHRVSYRPSQLSGGERQRVAIARALVTQPSLILADEPTGNLDSETAEQIYQLIKELNKEVGTSFVIVTHDLTLAQRLDRQVKLDKGKLIATERHNTTINNLTGEQQNV
- a CDS encoding lipoprotein-releasing ABC transporter permease subunit; translated protein: MFQPISLFIGLRYSRSKSHTGFISFITFFSTVGILLGVAALITVSSVMNGFEGELKKRILGIVPHVVLTKPYDSEQSENAWLDIQTRVASLSGVERVTPFLEAEVLVQSSASLKGVLLQGIKPELEAEGIINTHMVAGSLSSLITSDYGVVIGRSLANQLQVNLGDDLRVVLPNKTVFTPMGRVPVQRIFTITGIFNVGSQVDDAMIYIHSRDGAKLLRRKGDGIDKLRLYLNDAFNAETVSTQLSELQSNKALTKQITWQTWSQSQGALFAAVNMEKNMMWLMLSLIVAVAAFNIVSALVMVVIEKQGEIGILQTLGLTRLGIVKVFITQGMVNGLWGVLLGSIIGILLTLNLNSLLSILGVNLLGVGVQVLPVQLEISDVVTIVVSALLMSFVATLYPAYQASTTQPAEVLRNE